GAGGAGATGGATCGACGTGTCGTTGGGCACGGACCCGCCGGCCGTCTCCGCCGTCGTGGATGAGCCGCCGCCGCAGCCCGACATCATAAAAGCAACGGCGCAACCCGATGCGATCAGCCCCTGCCTTAACGTGCTGCGCATGCCGATATGCTAGCAGGTCAATTCGCAATGTTTAAATAAGTTTTTGACTTTTGTTTTAATAATTTATCAAAATGATAAGACGCTCGACGCCGCTGTAATCCCTCCGGATCTCACAGGGGAAGTCCTTTTTCAGCCGTTCCGCCTGACCCTCGCCGACTTCCATCAGCAACCGGCCCTTAATCTTGAGAAAGTCCGGCGCCTCCTGAAGGATCTTCTTGATGGTCTCCAATCCTCCCTGGCCTCCGTCCAACGCGCTCCGGGGTTCGTGCCGGCTGACTTCGGGCTGGAGGAAGTCGAGTTCCGAAGAGTCGATGTAGGGCGGATTGGAAACGATCAGGTCGAACTTCCGTTCCCGAGTCTCGAAAAACAGCCAAGGCGCGATGTCGGAGGTGACGAATTCGATTCGATCGGCGACGCCGTGGGCCTGGGCGTTTTCCTTGGCGACGGATAAGGCTTCTTTCGAGATATCCGTCGCCACGATTTTCGCGCCCGGAAGATTCTTGGCGAGGGCGATGGCGATGCAGCCGGAGCCGGTGCCGATGTCGAGGACGTCACCGGCCGGGGGGGCGTTTTTCAACGCCTCCTCCACCAGTAATTCCGTCTCGGGCCGCGGGATCAGCACCTCCGGCGTCACCTTGATTTTCAGTCCCCAAAATTCCGTCTCGCCGGTGATGTATTGCAACGGTTCGCGCGTCGCTCGCCGTTCGATCAATGCCTTGAATTCGGCGAGGTGCTTTTCGGAAACGGTCTTCTCAAATCCCGTGTAGAGGTCGACACGCTGGCATTTCAGAACGTAAGCCAGCAGGAGTTCCGCGTCGAGACGCGGATTGGGGATTCCCTTCTTTTCAAAATGACCGGCCGTCCACTGGATCAATTTGAGGGATGTCCAAGGTTCAGCCATTCGTCGACGCCTTGAGCGCCTCCGTTTGATAGTGCGTGCGAAGCGCCGAGATCACGTCCTCGATCTTGCCGTCCATGACGGCATCGAGCTGATGGAGCGTGAGCCCGATACGGTGGTCCGTCATCCGGTTCTGGGGAAAATTATAGGTCCGGATCTTCTCGCTCCGGTCGCCGGAGCCCACCATCGCCTTGCGGGTGGCGCGTTCGGCGGCGTCCCGTTTCTCCAATTCGACTTCATAAAGGCGGGACTTCAGGATCTTCATCGCCTTGGCCTTGTTCTTGATCTGGCTGCGCTCGTCTCGGCAGA
This portion of the bacterium genome encodes:
- the prmC gene encoding peptide chain release factor N(5)-glutamine methyltransferase, translated to MAEPWTSLKLIQWTAGHFEKKGIPNPRLDAELLLAYVLKCQRVDLYTGFEKTVSEKHLAEFKALIERRATREPLQYITGETEFWGLKIKVTPEVLIPRPETELLVEEALKNAPPAGDVLDIGTGSGCIAIALAKNLPGAKIVATDISKEALSVAKENAQAHGVADRIEFVTSDIAPWLFFETRERKFDLIVSNPPYIDSSELDFLQPEVSRHEPRSALDGGQGGLETIKKILQEAPDFLKIKGRLLMEVGEGQAERLKKDFPCEIRRDYSGVERLIILINY